From a region of the Octopus sinensis linkage group LG18, ASM634580v1, whole genome shotgun sequence genome:
- the LOC115221555 gene encoding uncharacterized protein LOC115221555 codes for MSDCNYSDMSKGQTSSGAAAMQICFRIDSGRDFTLDFQPHQTLCDILSRTIYDSKNFCVTHNGKILLWYFPLSEQNIKPTNNYIECKIHAKTTKTRKVCDRADLSNFESLYDSDPDVFLNSSNGCLDCNTTSEIFCDGNYSYGCYSDYQIGNCRIDRQSRSFAVDDDKRNEKKIRKREYQRKRYANMSLEDKQMRLEQMKAYERAKRARETLAEREARLMRLRINQHRRIDIESEPDRSRRLQRLQKNQRHRIHTEDADGRHKRLIRMKENARMRVERRKAIAQILGSSCKKGRKKTSTAELLMRQAGDNLTFMKMNSKNMSGRNQGFPSMEQQGQKDPNDRQDDFSYLSQNDKNVCNTQDGSGFANQCDKNNRQGDLSYLDSSQKNSNGEYSYMKENNSQCQNRNQQGGHKAGMERGSAGGAVLPCMDSTMDKDGLNKQGLADKADTSGIFSHLHSNQNKDMTDKEMGFDCLTSPQSNISEENGKTGTNERDGGFSYISAAQGLGLSDRDGAFPYLKPNYKPTQVDCVRTEIMTPRSEDLLNLDAIQSSLDPSSKGTAAKAGQSDQSNNLTLLDIGGQQKTDNSSCSFTSPKTVKRKKKKSTLGPGEAGADFGQLEDVGTLERKLEYMLGSSFSPLISQDYYDNTTAEMMTPKDRKLLKMRLKQRRRLHTETDAQRTKRLMRMKRYQHQRMANEPPEQRQRRLVRMRENARRREERKKAVAQILGNTQKGKKKSQAISILMRRMKDNENILQYQSILNRDSGSFPMKLSSKNMDKNCGYMCQNDKSCSSMQNSPCCSDQCGKSCQQENLCCNGDFPCMKENGRQCQSRSHSNGTSAGSYSCMEPLSTNKDVMDRSSTGEVVFPSFNQIQNQVTTNGDGNSFGCYSSDQNKSMSNSMSDCSYMNNCNMGKDGCYANMKCSQDCKKRKKGCDCLSTPPMSSIDEDCYECASNMMCGPNCDQGSKSNGNQFSGGCINPREKRLEQMRQYQRRRLETESLDERQKRLERMRMNSKMRVERKRIMVQMMKTGQKPRGKGSTMVEQDSLLRYTDTCGPDGNVDSFCIDQMKSKDDRLQTPKPNPNEEQSPDFAYVGSNQKAVTNRQSDYLYSKSNMSSENHGKTMSDRDSVFMSRNQVNKIVPERGSVFPCMDQIADKNELDRAGLGGPVFPGMTLIPNKDTHDKGPVFPCMDQEQNKNLPADRGVTGAGAGADVSAATAAATGGGGGGGATTSGGSSGMAAGSFCLNPYQTEVPSADRASMFPYGVQSQNKDPNDKAGGVIHPFFNQNQSRNLNDRDINFPCIIPEQNRMSNFSYMNPYHGVPGSNIDRDGNCSYLKSVPDVRKKTDHGHRKKEVESSSSAFSSSVVNYGKSADAGMQMYSKQSLGYMCISCERPLPRDQLSRFSPFPGSLIPDHDPNKLADEQKQWICKTCEKLKRNYHLFPNPVS; via the exons ATGTCTGATTGCAATTATAGCGATATGTCGAAAGGACAAACCAGCAGTGGAGCAGCAGCGATGCAGATTTGCTTCAGAATCGATTCAGGACGTGATTTTACTCTCGATTTTCAGCCTCACCAGACGCTCTGTGACATCCTCAGTCGAACTATCTACGATAGCAAGAACTTTTGCGTGACCCATAATGGTAAAATCCTCTTATGGTACTTCCCTCTCTCCGAACAAAACATTAAGCCCACCAACAACTACATCGAATGCAAAATCCATGCAAAGACTACGAAAACGCGGAAGGTCTGCGACCGAGCTGACCTCAGTAACTTCGAAAGCTTGTATGACAGCGATCCGGATGTTTTTCTCAATTCTTCAAACGGATGTTTAGACTGCAACACCACTTCCGAGATTTTTTGTGATGGCAACTATAGCTATGGCTGCTATTCTGACTACCAGATCGGCAACTGCCGGATCGATAGACAATCTCGATCGTTTGCAGTCGACGACGACAAAAGGAACGAAAAAAAGATCCGAAAGAGAGAATATCAGAGGAAACGATATGCTAATATGTCACTGGAAGATAAACAGATGCGACTGGAGCAGATGAAAGCTTACGAACGGGCTAAACGTGCCCGAGAAACTCTAGCTGAGAGGGAAGCTAGGTTGATGCGGTTAAGGATAAATCAACATCGACGGATTGATATCGAAAGTGAGCCTGATCGATCGAGGCGCTTGCAGAGACTTCAAAAAAATCAACGGCATCGAATTCATACCGAAGACGCAGATGGTAGACACAAAAGACTGATACGTATGAAAGAAAATGCGCGAATGCGCGTCGAGAGGAGGAAAGCCATAGCACAGATATTGGGATCTTCTTGTAAGAAGGGGCGGAAAAAGACCTCAACTGCTGAATTATTGATGAGACAAGCCGGCGACAACCTGACTTTCATGAAAATGAACTCAAAGAATATGTCAGGTCGTAATCAAGGATTTCCATCCATGGAGCAACAAGGCCAGAAAGACCCAAACGATAGGCAAGATGATTTCAGCTATTTAAgtcaaaatgataaaaatgtttgtAATACCCAGGATGGATCAGGGTTCGCTAACCAATGTGACAAGAACAACAGGCAAGGAGATTTGTCTTATCTAGATTCAAGTCAGAAAAATTCCAATGGAGAATACTCTTACATGAAAGAGAACAACAGTCAGTGCCAGAACAGGAACCAGCAAGGTGGGCACAAAGCTGGGATGGAGCGTGGATCGGCTGGTGGGGCTGTTTTACCTTGTATGGACTCAACTATGGACAAGGATGGCCTCAACAAACAGGGTTTGGCAGATAAAGCAGATACTTCTGGAATATTTTCTCACTTGCATTCTAACCAAAACAAAGACATGACTGATAAAGAAATGGGCTTTGATTGCCTGACGTCACCCCAAAGTAATATCAGTGAAGAGAATGGTAAAACTGGAACGAATGAAAGAGATGGTGGATTTTCTTATATTAGTGCAGCTCAAGGTTTGGGCCTCTCTGATAGAGATGGGGCTTTTCCTTATCTCAAGCCTAACTATAAGCCAACCCAAGTTGACTGTGTGCGAACTGAGATTATGACTCCTCGAAGTGAAGATCTGTTAAACCTGGATGCCATTCAAAGTTCACTTGATCCATCGAGCAAAGGAACGGCGGCGAAAGCTGGTCAGAGCGACCAAAGTAACAACCTGACATTACTGGACATTGGTGGTCAACAGAAGACCGATAATTCATCCTGTTCATTTACTTCACCGAAAACCGTGAAGCGCAAGAAGAAAAAATCCACACTCGGTCCGGGCGAAGCAGGAGCTGACTTTGGGCAATTAGAAGATGTAGGGACCCTGGAGAGGAAGCTTGAATACATGTTGGGGTCTTCATTTTCGCCACTCATTAGTCAAG ATTACTATGACAACACTACAGCTGAGATGATGACGCCAAAAGACCGAAAATTGCTGAAAATGAGACTGAAGCAACGAAGGCGTCTTCATACGGAGACTGATGCACAGCGCACAAAGCGACTGATGCGCATGAAGCGGTATCAGCACCAGCGCATGGCAAACGAACCCCCCGAGCAACGACAGAGAAGGCTGGTGCGCATGCGAGAGAACGCGAGGCGGCGCGAAGAGAGGAAAAAAGCCGTGGCACAAATATTGGGAAACACtcagaaagggaagaaaaagtcGCAGGCGATTTCAATTCTGATGCGACGCATGAAAGATAACGAGAATATATTACAATACCAGTCGATTCTTAACCGGGATAGTGGTAGTTTCCCGATGAAATTAAGCTCCAAGAACATGGATAAAAATTGCGGCTACATGTGTCAGAACGACAAAAGTTGCAGCAGCATGCAAAACAGCCCCTGTTGCTCGGACCAGTGTGGGAAGTCATGTCAGCAAGAGAATCTATGTTGCAACGGAGATTTTCCTTGCATGAAAGAGAATGGTAGACAATGCCAGAGCAGAAGCCACTCGAACGGAACTTCGGCTGGCTCTTACTCTTGTATGGAACCACTCAGTACCAATAAAGATGTGATGGACAGGAGCTCCACCGGAGAAGTCGTCTTCCCGTCTTTCAACCAGATTCAGAACCAAGTGACCACAAACGGAGACGGAAACAGCTTCGGCTGCTACTCTTCGGATCAGAATAAATCCATGTCCAACAGCATGTCCGATTGTTCTTACATGAACAACTGCAATATGGGGAAAGATGGCTGCTATGCCAACATGAAATGCTCGCAAGACtgcaaaaagaggaaaaaaggatgCGATTGTCTTTCTACACCACCAATGTCTTCTATTGATGAAG ATTGTTATGAATGTGCTAGTAACATGATGTGTGGACCAAACTGTGACCAGGGGTCGAAATCTAATGGAAACCAGTTTAGTGGTGGCTGCATAAATCCTCGTGAAAAAAGACTGGAACAGATGCGACAGTACCAAAGGCGTCGCTTAGAGACTGAGTCACTTGACGAGCGCCAGAAACGGTTGGAACGCATGCGAATGAATTCCAAGATGCGTGTGGAGAGAAAGCGCATTATGGTACAAATGATGAAGACGGGACAAAAACCCCGTGGTAAAGGGTCAACTATGGTTGAACAAGATTCTCTGCTACGCTACACAGACACCTGCGGCCCAGATGGAAATGTAGACAGTTTCTGCATTGATCAAATGAAAAGTAAAGACGACCGTCTGCAGACCCCAAAACCGAATCCTAATGAGGAGCAGTCTCCTGATTTTGCATACGTCGGCTCAAACCAAAAGGCAGTGACGAACAGGCAATCGGACTACCTTTACTCCAAGTCGAACATGTCATCGGAAAACCATGGCAAGACAATGTCGGATCGAGACAGCGTGTTTATGAGCCGAAATCAAGTAAACAAAATTGTTCCTGAAAGGGGAAGCGTGTTCCCGTGTATGGATCAGATTGCTGACAAGAACGAACTGGACAGGGCTGGTTTAGGGGGCCCAGTGTTTCCAGGTATGACGTTGATCCCTAACAAAGACACGCATGACAAGGGCCCGGTCTTCCCTTGCATGGAtcaggaacaaaacaaaaatctccCTGCCGACCGTGGAGTAACTGGTGCAGGGGCCGGTGCGGATGTCTCTGCGGCAACGGCAGCAGCaactggtggtggcggcggtggtggagcAACAACATCAGGGGGCAGCAGCGGAATGGCAGCGGGATCGTTCTGCCTGAATCCCTATCAGACTGAGGTCCCTTCAGCTGATAGGGCATCTATGTTTCCTTATGGCGTTCAGTCGCAGAACAAAGACCCGAACGACAAAGCCGGTGGCGTGATCCATCCATTCTTCAACCAAAACCAAAGTCGCAACCTCAATGACAGAGATATAAACTTCCCCTGTATAATCCCTGAGCAAAACCGAATGTCAAACTTCTCCTACATGAATCCGTACCACGGGGTTCCTGGCAGTAATATTGACCGCGATGGAAACTGCTCTTATCTGAAATCGGTGCCAGACGTTAGGAAAAAAACTGACCATGGTCATCGGAAAAAAGAGGTTGAGTCTTCTAGTTCTgcattttcttcttctgttgttAACTATGGAAAATCTGCTGACGCTGGGATGCAAATGTATTCCAAGCAGAGTTTGGGCTATATGTGTATTTCGTGTGAAAGACCATTGCCCAGAGACCAACTGAGTCGATTTTCACCATTTCCTGGTTCGCTGATCCCGGATCACGACCCCAATAAACTTGCTGACGAGCAGAAGCAGTGGATATGCAAGACCtgtgaaaaattaaaaaggaaCTACCACTTATTTCCGAACCCCGTCAGttaa